One Nocardia iowensis DNA window includes the following coding sequences:
- a CDS encoding 2-aminoethylphosphonate ABC transporter permease subunit, with the protein MSAPTLLEPVAEPAPSNPPAQQRNWKPVWWSLPPLLVVLFIAVYPIVRVLAESTVTPTGRGTSVWSQVLGSESFRNALWRTVSIAASSTAGCLVLGTFLAIVLAFVPFPGSQVVGRLIDTVLTLPSFLITLAFTFLYGTAGAVNALIARITGSNEPTLNFLTTPLGVILAEITFFTPFVVRPLLAAFAQLPREQLDVAASLGASPWRVLRQVVLPEAWPALAAGGSLVLLLTLNEFGIVLFTGAKGVITLPALIYTRGIVTFDLPGAAVLASVQVLLSLTLYVGYWLVFARFTGASRKEG; encoded by the coding sequence GTGAGCGCGCCCACGCTGCTCGAGCCTGTTGCCGAGCCCGCGCCATCGAATCCACCTGCACAGCAACGCAACTGGAAGCCGGTGTGGTGGAGCTTGCCGCCACTATTGGTGGTCCTGTTCATCGCCGTCTACCCGATCGTGCGGGTCCTGGCGGAGTCCACCGTGACACCCACCGGCCGAGGCACCTCGGTCTGGTCGCAGGTGCTCGGCTCCGAGTCCTTCCGGAATGCGTTGTGGCGCACCGTGTCCATCGCGGCGAGCTCGACCGCGGGCTGCCTGGTGCTCGGCACGTTCCTGGCGATCGTGCTGGCATTCGTGCCGTTTCCCGGGTCGCAGGTGGTGGGCAGGCTCATCGATACCGTGCTGACACTGCCGTCGTTCCTCATCACGCTGGCGTTCACCTTCCTCTACGGAACGGCGGGCGCGGTGAACGCGTTGATCGCCCGGATCACCGGCAGCAACGAGCCGACACTGAACTTCCTGACCACCCCGCTCGGCGTAATCCTGGCCGAGATCACCTTTTTCACGCCGTTCGTCGTGCGCCCGCTGCTCGCGGCATTCGCGCAACTACCGCGCGAACAACTCGACGTGGCAGCGAGTCTCGGCGCCTCGCCGTGGCGCGTGCTGCGCCAGGTGGTGCTGCCCGAGGCCTGGCCCGCGCTGGCGGCGGGCGGCAGCCTGGTCTTGCTGTTGACGCTCAACGAGTTCGGCATCGTCCTGTTCACCGGCGCGAAGGGCGTGATCACCCTGCCCGCGCTGATCTACACCCGCGGCATCGTCACCTTCGATCTGCCCGGCGCGGCGGTGCTCGCCTCGGTGCAGGTGCTGCTGTCGCTCACGTTGTACGTCGGGTACTGGCTCGTCTTCGCGCGGTTTACCGGTGCGTCCCGAAAGGAAGGCTGA
- a CDS encoding DUF4126 domain-containing protein, with amino-acid sequence MSALPLIFTAGWASGVNAYAVVLLLGIFGRTGLSDSVPEALQRTDVLIAAAVLFAIEAVADKIPYFDSFWDALHTVVRPAAGAVVAALLAGQDGSLSELAAGAVGGATALASHLVKAGTRMAINTSPEPASNIVASTAEDTAVAGIITLAIFHPLPAAIVAGTLLVIGLFLVAFLATRIRRYLRRRRQRRETGGAAPT; translated from the coding sequence GTGTCAGCACTCCCCCTGATCTTCACCGCGGGCTGGGCGAGCGGGGTCAACGCCTACGCCGTGGTGCTGCTGCTCGGCATCTTCGGTCGCACCGGCCTGTCCGACTCGGTGCCGGAGGCGCTGCAACGCACCGATGTGCTGATCGCGGCCGCCGTGCTCTTCGCGATCGAGGCGGTCGCCGACAAGATTCCGTACTTCGACTCGTTCTGGGACGCGCTGCACACCGTGGTGCGGCCCGCCGCGGGTGCCGTCGTCGCGGCACTGCTTGCGGGACAAGACGGTTCGCTCTCCGAGCTGGCAGCGGGCGCGGTCGGCGGGGCCACCGCGCTCGCGAGCCATCTGGTCAAGGCCGGAACCCGGATGGCCATCAACACTTCCCCGGAGCCTGCGAGCAATATTGTGGCGAGCACCGCCGAGGACACCGCCGTCGCGGGGATCATCACCCTCGCCATCTTCCATCCGCTGCCCGCGGCCATCGTCGCGGGCACCCTCCTCGTGATCGGGCTGTTCCTGGTGGCGTTCCTCGCCACCCGTATCCGTCGTTACCTCCGCCGCCGCCGACAACGCCGGGAGACGGGCGGCGCTGCGCCCACCTGA
- a CDS encoding DUF4254 domain-containing protein: protein MLRSAHALAELHARRQQVRDAALIVEIDCRRSELVDDINDWIGKEIPQHRNGALLHTESLGAVVDRMARSWVDANQAIDVEGVRSDNTHKHWYHLAELVDGYTDLVTDVAGGRRRLPEQ from the coding sequence ATGCTGCGGTCCGCGCATGCGCTCGCCGAACTGCACGCGCGCAGGCAGCAGGTGCGCGACGCCGCGCTGATCGTGGAAATCGACTGCCGCCGAAGTGAACTCGTCGACGATATCAATGACTGGATCGGCAAGGAGATACCGCAACATCGCAACGGTGCGTTGCTGCATACGGAAAGCCTCGGTGCGGTGGTGGACCGAATGGCGCGTAGCTGGGTGGACGCGAACCAAGCGATCGACGTCGAGGGTGTGCGCAGTGACAATACCCATAAACACTGGTACCACCTGGCAGAACTTGTTGATGGGTACACTGATTTGGTAACCGACGTGGCCGGTGGCCGCCGCCGATTGCCGGAACAATGA
- a CDS encoding ribonuclease domain-containing protein, translated as MTGAGSTAKRLVHLLAVVAAALTLVFGLSTGTQEQHVRPVQTESITLLGAAVPQRAWDTLARIDAGTWPPNDGSGTKGGGTWSNREGTLPRTDGAGRPITYQEWDVNIKKPGQTRDAERIVTGSDRSAWYTGDHYATFTRMR; from the coding sequence ATGACTGGGGCGGGATCGACAGCGAAGCGACTAGTGCACCTCCTCGCCGTAGTGGCGGCGGCCTTGACGTTGGTGTTCGGGCTGTCGACGGGGACGCAGGAGCAGCATGTGCGGCCCGTGCAGACGGAATCGATCACGCTGCTCGGGGCCGCTGTCCCGCAACGGGCCTGGGACACACTCGCCAGGATCGATGCGGGCACGTGGCCGCCGAATGACGGCTCGGGCACCAAAGGCGGTGGTACCTGGTCGAATCGTGAGGGGACGTTGCCGCGCACCGATGGGGCGGGAAGGCCGATCACTTATCAAGAGTGGGACGTCAATATCAAGAAGCCCGGGCAGACCCGTGATGCCGAACGCATCGTCACCGGAAGTGACAGGTCCGCGTGGTACACCGGTGATCACTACGCCACGTTCACTCGAATGCGCTGA
- a CDS encoding TetR/AcrR family transcriptional regulator, which translates to MTMRPRERLIMGAIDLIRRHGVAGTGMTELLAHSNTARRSVYQNFPRGKQQLIEEATRTAGEVMAAAITATEGSGTSAARLAAFVQMWKDTLVAADFTAGCPVVAAALSGSEVPAAPAIAAEVFARWETLIAEQLTAEGFDAPMAASLATTAVAAIEGAVVMCIAARSITPLERVADQLDQLLRYRQSERGA; encoded by the coding sequence ATGACGATGCGTCCCCGTGAGCGGCTCATCATGGGTGCCATTGATCTGATTCGCCGACACGGCGTCGCGGGCACCGGCATGACCGAACTCCTCGCGCACAGCAACACCGCCCGCCGCTCCGTCTATCAGAACTTTCCGCGCGGCAAGCAGCAGCTGATCGAGGAAGCGACGAGGACAGCGGGCGAGGTAATGGCCGCGGCCATCACCGCGACCGAGGGGTCCGGCACGTCGGCGGCTCGGCTCGCCGCCTTCGTGCAGATGTGGAAAGACACGCTGGTCGCCGCCGACTTCACCGCCGGCTGCCCGGTGGTCGCGGCGGCACTGTCGGGATCGGAGGTGCCCGCGGCACCGGCCATCGCCGCCGAGGTCTTCGCCCGTTGGGAGACGCTGATCGCCGAGCAGTTGACCGCCGAGGGTTTCGATGCCCCGATGGCGGCGTCCCTGGCGACCACCGCGGTCGCCGCCATCGAAGGCGCGGTCGTCATGTGCATCGCCGCGCGTTCGATAACCCCGCTCGAGCGAGTCGCGGACCAGCTCGACCAGCTCCTCCGATACCGGCAGTCCGAGCGCGGGGCCTAG
- a CDS encoding phytoene desaturase family protein, which produces MTALVGQDSTATDRTFDAIVVGSGMGGMTAAAYLAAAGKRTLVLEAYDVIGGCTHAFRRAGKWEFDVGVHYLGDCGPNGQIPTILRGVGLDKKIEFRPLDPNGFDTIVFPDLTLKIPRGWDNYQHNLIEAFPAEARKIRRVVAILRRIGTSIDHSRTPASLLGNAKFLLAAGIHAPWAMVPLTQLLNAHRLTSGLKAAMSVQYGTYASPPHRTPVAVHAFMLQNFLSDGAWFPKGGGQVLSARLGEVVVANGGQIRTRSAVRRILVADKTVTGVELDDGSRFTAPIVVSNADIKKTYLELVGRKHLRATTIARAQRLRMSQSFFNCYLGVDIDLSTRIDNTNFYSVPTAEDVTSLFQDLAENKAGYTKDERIEQARKRLPAYVSVTTTKDPDNPHGAPAGSSVLEVMTLAPAEPEFWGLAEWPAVGDDSYQRNPEYLRMKEGFIELMIARVAEVIPGIEEHIVWREGATPLTQHRYTRSSSGTPYGLEMSITQFGPFRPGVRTEISGLFLCGASTAWGPAVESAMLSGLHAAGAACGRDLDQEIRAGHVLGLVDDSEDPAGWEPLAAAKKLAVRTARLAARS; this is translated from the coding sequence ATGACCGCTCTCGTCGGGCAGGATTCGACGGCCACCGACCGCACGTTCGATGCGATCGTCGTCGGCTCGGGAATGGGCGGCATGACCGCCGCGGCGTACTTGGCGGCGGCGGGCAAACGCACCCTGGTGCTCGAGGCCTACGACGTGATCGGCGGCTGCACGCATGCCTTCCGGCGCGCGGGGAAGTGGGAATTCGATGTCGGGGTGCACTACCTGGGTGACTGCGGGCCGAACGGGCAGATCCCGACCATCCTGCGCGGCGTCGGACTGGACAAGAAGATCGAGTTCCGGCCGCTTGACCCCAACGGTTTCGACACCATCGTCTTTCCCGACCTGACTCTGAAGATCCCGCGCGGCTGGGACAACTATCAGCACAACCTGATCGAGGCGTTTCCCGCCGAAGCACGAAAGATCCGCAGGGTGGTCGCCATTCTGCGGCGGATCGGTACGAGCATCGATCACAGCCGCACCCCGGCCTCGCTGCTCGGTAACGCGAAGTTCTTGCTCGCGGCCGGAATTCACGCGCCGTGGGCGATGGTTCCGCTGACGCAGTTGCTGAACGCGCATCGGCTCACCTCCGGACTCAAAGCCGCGATGTCGGTGCAGTACGGCACCTACGCCAGCCCGCCGCATCGGACCCCGGTCGCCGTGCACGCCTTCATGCTGCAGAACTTCCTCAGCGACGGCGCCTGGTTCCCCAAGGGCGGCGGACAGGTGCTCTCCGCCCGGCTCGGCGAGGTGGTCGTCGCCAACGGCGGGCAGATCCGGACGCGGTCGGCGGTGCGGCGAATCCTGGTGGCAGACAAGACGGTAACCGGCGTAGAGCTCGACGACGGCAGCCGATTCACCGCCCCGATCGTGGTCTCCAACGCCGACATCAAGAAGACCTACCTGGAGCTGGTAGGTCGAAAGCACCTGCGCGCCACCACCATCGCCCGGGCCCAACGGTTGCGGATGTCGCAGTCGTTCTTCAACTGCTACCTCGGCGTCGACATCGACCTGAGCACCCGGATCGACAACACCAACTTCTACTCGGTGCCGACCGCCGAAGATGTCACCTCGCTATTCCAGGATCTGGCCGAGAACAAGGCGGGCTACACCAAGGACGAGCGCATCGAGCAGGCGCGAAAGAGGTTGCCCGCGTACGTCAGCGTGACCACGACCAAGGACCCCGACAACCCGCACGGCGCCCCGGCCGGTTCCTCGGTGCTCGAGGTGATGACGCTCGCGCCCGCCGAACCGGAATTCTGGGGCTTGGCCGAGTGGCCCGCCGTCGGCGACGACAGCTACCAGCGCAACCCCGAATACCTCCGAATGAAGGAGGGGTTCATCGAGCTCATGATCGCGCGAGTCGCCGAGGTCATCCCCGGCATCGAGGAGCATATCGTGTGGCGCGAGGGAGCCACCCCGCTGACCCAGCACCGCTACACCCGTTCCAGCAGCGGCACCCCGTACGGCCTCGAAATGTCCATCACCCAATTCGGGCCATTCCGTCCGGGCGTGCGCACCGAAATCAGCGGCCTGTTCCTGTGTGGCGCGAGCACCGCGTGGGGTCCCGCCGTCGAGAGCGCGATGCTGTCCGGCCTGCACGCCGCGGGTGCGGCGTGTGGGCGCGACCTGGACCAGGAGATCCGCGCCGGTCACGTCCTCGGCCTCGTCGACGACAGCGAAGACCCCGCGGGCTGGGAGCCGCTCGCGGCAGCCAAAAAGCTCGCCGTTCGCACCGCCCGTCTTGCCGCTCGATCCTGA
- a CDS encoding helix-turn-helix domain-containing protein: protein MAGKRTVLTVRLRRLAAMLQEMRENAELSKEEVSSKTGINVTTLYRIETAQARPQRRTLQAMLDLYGVTEEKREDAIELLSDALKPGMSRAYEGSVSEVYAAYINFEAEALSARHYQTSTIPGLLQTMEYATAVIDTSMPKVEASVMEDRARARMDRAANLTKDDPLELWVVMDEAAIRRTVGGPAVMRGQLDRLLQETKRKNVILQILPFDAGAHPGMAGSFTLLDFPDPADPELVYVEGIAGDELIEGHPEIRRFGVIFDQLRAMALSPRDSAAMITDAAARMG, encoded by the coding sequence ATGGCAGGTAAGCGCACCGTCCTGACCGTTCGGCTGCGCCGGTTGGCGGCGATGCTGCAAGAGATGCGCGAGAATGCCGAACTCAGCAAGGAAGAAGTGAGTTCGAAGACCGGCATCAATGTCACCACGCTGTATCGGATCGAGACCGCGCAGGCTCGGCCGCAGCGGCGCACCCTGCAGGCGATGCTCGATCTATACGGCGTGACCGAGGAGAAGCGCGAAGACGCCATCGAGTTGCTGTCGGACGCGCTCAAGCCCGGAATGTCGCGGGCGTACGAGGGCAGCGTCTCGGAGGTGTACGCGGCGTATATCAATTTCGAGGCCGAGGCGCTGTCCGCGCGGCACTACCAGACCTCCACCATCCCGGGGCTACTCCAGACCATGGAATACGCGACGGCGGTCATCGACACCTCGATGCCGAAGGTGGAGGCATCGGTCATGGAGGACCGGGCACGCGCCAGGATGGATCGCGCCGCCAACCTGACCAAGGACGACCCGCTCGAGCTGTGGGTGGTGATGGACGAGGCGGCCATCCGGCGCACCGTCGGCGGACCCGCCGTCATGCGCGGTCAACTGGATCGGCTGCTCCAGGAAACCAAGCGCAAGAACGTGATCCTGCAGATCTTGCCGTTCGACGCGGGCGCCCATCCCGGCATGGCCGGCTCGTTCACGCTGTTGGACTTCCCCGACCCGGCCGACCCGGAACTGGTGTACGTGGAGGGCATCGCCGGCGATGAACTGATCGAGGGACATCCCGAGATCCGGCGCTTCGGCGTCATCTTCGACCAGTTGCGCGCCATGGCGCTGAGCCCGCGCGATTCCGCGGCGATGATCACCGACGCCGCCGCCCGGATGGGTTAA
- a CDS encoding ABC transporter permease: MTTTDTRAAAADLPIVRGRTETWRLFLPQTVIQTRRLLLRWWRDPLTLVQSLVFPALLLIVLNTVLGKQVSTFSGASALYGSVPMVALVGVMSGSLASAITLGRERDQGLLARLWVLPVHRASGLASRILAEGARILLCTTVLFAVGVLLGFRFEQGVLAGIALFGVPLLYGLGFATLVTAVAVFSAKAALVEAVSLGSSIMMFFSTGFVPLTAYPRWAQPIVAHQPMTYAIDAMRGLSLGGPVRTALLATVAWSVGAIVVFAVPAAVGYRRASRR, encoded by the coding sequence ATGACCACGACGGACACCCGTGCCGCGGCCGCCGATCTGCCGATCGTGCGCGGCCGGACCGAGACCTGGCGGTTGTTCCTGCCGCAGACCGTCATTCAGACCCGGCGGCTGCTACTGCGGTGGTGGCGTGACCCGTTGACGCTGGTGCAATCGCTGGTGTTCCCGGCCTTGCTCCTGATCGTGCTGAATACCGTGCTCGGCAAGCAGGTTTCGACGTTCTCCGGAGCGAGTGCGCTCTATGGCTCGGTGCCGATGGTGGCACTGGTCGGCGTGATGTCGGGGTCGCTGGCCAGTGCGATCACCCTGGGGCGGGAGCGCGATCAGGGTCTGCTGGCCCGGTTGTGGGTGCTGCCGGTGCATCGCGCGTCCGGCCTTGCCTCGCGGATCCTCGCCGAAGGGGCCCGAATTCTGTTGTGCACCACCGTGTTGTTCGCGGTGGGCGTGCTGCTCGGCTTTCGGTTCGAACAGGGCGTGCTCGCCGGGATCGCGCTGTTCGGTGTGCCGCTACTGTATGGGCTCGGCTTCGCGACGCTGGTCACGGCGGTCGCGGTGTTCAGTGCGAAAGCGGCTCTGGTGGAAGCGGTTTCGCTGGGGTCGTCGATCATGATGTTCTTCAGCACCGGCTTCGTCCCGTTGACCGCGTATCCCCGTTGGGCCCAGCCGATCGTCGCGCACCAGCCGATGACCTACGCGATCGACGCCATGCGCGGGCTGTCGCTCGGCGGGCCGGTCCGCACCGCACTCCTGGCCACGGTGGCGTGGTCGGTCGGTGCGATCGTGGTGTTCGCGGTGCCCGCCGCGGTCGGCTACCGGCGGGCCAGCCGGCGTTAA
- a CDS encoding ABC transporter permease produces MSLLTVAARPRIGVVAQWWVLTCRLIRPSWRNGELVTAVVAPTVFTLGFYVPLNLVMSGYGHGLSSYAQFLMPMIVMQAVAFCATSAAFRAASDAEDGLTVRFGSLPMPAAVPLAARITAAMYRAVIALAVAVVCGLVIGVEFYGSWWDTVGFLAFSLLVALALCLGADLIGSLAKNPEAITQVLIFPQLILGLVSTGIAPAHQFPSWLQLFARNQPVSQFVYGLRALAGDSSGNAGVVGWSVLGPGLAWAVGILVVFGALGVVVATRRSA; encoded by the coding sequence ATGAGCCTGCTGACGGTCGCGGCGCGGCCGAGGATCGGGGTGGTCGCCCAATGGTGGGTGCTGACCTGCCGCCTGATCCGGCCGTCGTGGCGCAACGGCGAACTGGTGACCGCCGTGGTCGCGCCTACCGTGTTCACCCTGGGCTTTTACGTGCCGCTCAATCTGGTGATGAGCGGATACGGGCACGGGCTCAGCAGTTACGCACAATTCCTCATGCCGATGATCGTGATGCAGGCGGTGGCCTTCTGCGCGACGTCCGCCGCGTTTCGCGCGGCCAGCGACGCCGAGGACGGGCTCACCGTGCGATTCGGTTCGCTGCCGATGCCCGCGGCGGTGCCGTTGGCGGCGCGAATCACCGCCGCCATGTACCGCGCCGTGATCGCGCTGGCTGTCGCGGTGGTGTGCGGCCTGGTGATCGGCGTCGAGTTCTACGGAAGTTGGTGGGACACGGTCGGATTCCTGGCGTTCTCGCTGCTGGTGGCGTTGGCATTGTGTCTCGGCGCGGACCTGATCGGCAGTCTCGCCAAGAATCCCGAGGCGATCACCCAGGTGTTGATCTTCCCGCAGCTGATCCTCGGCTTGGTGTCCACCGGTATCGCGCCCGCGCACCAATTCCCGTCCTGGCTCCAGTTGTTCGCCCGCAACCAGCCGGTGTCGCAGTTCGTCTACGGGTTGCGCGCGCTGGCCGGTGATTCCAGCGGCAACGCGGGAGTCGTCGGCTGGTCGGTCCTCGGACCCGGCTTGGCCTGGGCGGTGGGGATACTCGTGGTGTTCGGCGCACTCGGCGTAGTGGTGGCCACACGGAGGTCGGCATGA
- a CDS encoding APC family permease — protein MADVTAQREAEPELKRVMGPWLLLLFVVGDILGSSIYALTGKVANEVGGAVWVPFVVSFLVALVTAMSYLELVTKYPHAAGAALYTHKAFGIQFLTFMVAFAVMSSGITSASTASRAFAANFGKAFDFDIGTGVTVTVIALAFMAVVAAINLRGVSEGVKLNVLLTCVELTGLLIVIGIGCWALGVGDGDFSRVVEFDTGDRTAVGGVIAATTLAFYAMVGFEDSVNMAEECKQPSRIFPKVLLAGLAITALVYVLVSITAIALVPVAQLSQGDTPLLQVVQVGWPAFPTHVFAYISMIAVANTALINMLMASRLLYGMARQGVVPRILGRVHAGRRTPYVAILFTTLLALGLIAIVSEVPELGGTTALLLLAVFTIVNVTVLVLRRDPVSHEHFRTPTALPVIGALTCGFLVTPWTDRNPQQYAIAGILLAVGVVLWGVNHLVIRYLHAEPAAAEPPPK, from the coding sequence ATGGCCGACGTCACCGCACAGCGGGAAGCGGAGCCGGAGCTGAAGCGGGTGATGGGCCCGTGGCTGCTGCTGTTGTTCGTGGTCGGCGACATCCTCGGCTCCTCGATCTACGCGCTCACCGGCAAGGTGGCCAACGAGGTCGGCGGCGCGGTGTGGGTGCCGTTCGTCGTCTCGTTCCTGGTCGCGCTGGTGACCGCGATGAGTTACCTGGAACTGGTCACCAAATACCCGCACGCGGCGGGCGCCGCGCTGTACACGCACAAGGCCTTCGGCATCCAGTTCCTCACCTTCATGGTGGCGTTCGCGGTGATGAGTTCCGGGATCACCTCGGCATCGACCGCATCCCGCGCCTTCGCGGCCAACTTCGGCAAGGCCTTCGACTTCGATATCGGCACCGGCGTCACGGTCACGGTGATCGCGCTGGCGTTCATGGCGGTGGTCGCGGCGATCAATCTGCGTGGCGTCAGCGAGGGCGTGAAGCTGAACGTGCTGCTCACCTGTGTCGAGCTGACCGGTCTGCTGATCGTCATCGGAATCGGCTGCTGGGCACTAGGCGTCGGCGACGGCGATTTCAGCCGAGTCGTCGAGTTCGACACCGGCGACCGGACCGCCGTCGGCGGTGTCATCGCCGCCACCACGCTGGCCTTCTACGCGATGGTCGGCTTCGAGGACTCGGTCAATATGGCCGAGGAATGCAAACAGCCAAGCCGGATCTTCCCGAAGGTGCTGCTGGCCGGGCTCGCCATCACCGCACTCGTCTACGTGCTGGTATCGATCACCGCGATAGCGCTCGTGCCGGTCGCCCAGCTCAGCCAGGGCGACACACCGCTGCTGCAGGTGGTGCAGGTGGGCTGGCCCGCGTTCCCGACGCATGTCTTCGCGTACATCAGCATGATCGCCGTCGCCAACACCGCACTGATCAACATGCTGATGGCAAGTCGCCTGCTCTACGGCATGGCCAGGCAGGGCGTGGTACCGCGGATACTCGGGCGGGTCCATGCCGGTCGGCGCACGCCGTATGTCGCGATCCTGTTCACCACGCTGCTCGCGCTGGGTCTGATCGCCATCGTCAGCGAGGTTCCCGAACTCGGCGGCACCACCGCGCTGCTGCTGCTCGCGGTGTTCACCATCGTGAATGTCACCGTCCTGGTGCTGCGCCGAGATCCCGTGTCGCACGAGCACTTCCGGACGCCGACGGCGCTGCCGGTGATCGGCGCGCTGACGTGCGGTTTCTTGGTGACGCCATGGACCGACCGGAATCCGCAGCAGTACGCCATCGCGGGAATCCTGCTCGCGGTCGGGGTCGTGCTGTGGGGCGTGAATCATCTGGTGATCCGATATCTGCACGCCGAACCCGCCGCCGCGGAGCCGCCGCCCAAGTAG
- a CDS encoding SDR family oxidoreductase, translated as MVGEPAGQRIVLITGASRGIGAETARILAARGDHVIINYREKLKRATAIADEISAAGGSASTAGADIADADATRLLIDGIIEEFGRLDVLVLNASGGLERNAAPDYAMSINRDAQTRLVRLCLPHMPSGARIVFVTSHQAHFHGRKPVPAEYEPIAASKRAGEDALRAMIPELTARNIPLHIVSGDMIDGTIIVQLLERRNPDAVAARRDHAALPTITEFATAVADATSGPVESGHTVYVGGPDYLLADSSIPV; from the coding sequence ATGGTGGGCGAGCCAGCCGGACAGCGAATCGTTCTGATCACGGGTGCCTCCCGCGGCATCGGCGCCGAAACGGCGCGCATCCTCGCCGCGCGCGGCGATCACGTGATCATCAACTACCGCGAAAAGCTGAAGCGCGCCACAGCAATCGCCGACGAGATCAGCGCCGCGGGTGGCAGCGCGTCCACCGCGGGCGCCGACATCGCCGATGCCGACGCCACGCGCCTGCTCATCGACGGCATCATCGAGGAATTCGGCCGCCTCGACGTCCTCGTCCTCAACGCTTCCGGCGGCCTGGAACGCAACGCCGCCCCCGACTACGCCATGTCGATCAACCGGGACGCCCAGACCCGCCTGGTCCGACTGTGCTTGCCGCACATGCCTTCCGGTGCTCGCATCGTCTTCGTCACCAGCCACCAGGCCCACTTCCACGGCCGCAAACCGGTCCCCGCCGAGTACGAACCCATCGCGGCGAGCAAACGCGCAGGTGAAGACGCCCTCCGTGCGATGATCCCGGAACTCACGGCGCGAAACATTCCCCTGCACATCGTCTCCGGCGACATGATCGACGGCACGATCATCGTCCAGCTCCTCGAACGCCGGAACCCGGACGCGGTGGCTGCCCGCCGCGACCACGCCGCCCTGCCGACCATCACCGAATTCGCCACCGCGGTAGCCGACGCCACCAGCGGTCCGGTCGAATCCGGTCACACCGTCTACGTCGGCGGCCCGGACTATCTGCTCGCGGACAGTTCCATCCCGGTATAG
- a CDS encoding winged helix-turn-helix transcriptional regulator, which translates to MRSASGAKPPNGRVEPANAPVLAAMELLGQRWTLRVLWELEPGRLGFLELRRRMDNCSSSMLSVRLQHLQSAGLIVKNADKSYELTTAGTELGTALHAVWDWSRRWGAALTDPNDGTV; encoded by the coding sequence ATGAGAAGTGCAAGCGGAGCGAAGCCGCCCAACGGCCGGGTCGAGCCGGCGAACGCGCCGGTCCTGGCCGCGATGGAGCTACTGGGTCAGCGATGGACGCTGCGCGTGCTGTGGGAGCTGGAACCAGGCAGGCTCGGTTTCCTCGAACTGCGGCGGCGCATGGACAACTGCTCCTCCAGCATGCTTTCGGTGCGCCTGCAGCACCTGCAAAGCGCTGGCCTGATCGTGAAGAACGCCGACAAGTCCTACGAACTCACCACCGCCGGAACAGAACTCGGCACCGCCCTGCACGCCGTCTGGGATTGGTCGCGGCGGTGGGGAGCGGCACTCACCGACCCGAACGACGGAACGGTTTGA